The DNA region ACATTACAGACACGGGCACCGTCGGCCGGGCACCGGGCACCGGGCGCTCCAGGCCGCATCTGGGACGGACGACGACTGCGCAGGCGCGCGGGGGGACGAACGGGCATGACGGAACGTGCGGGGCAAGGCGTCAATCGGACACGGCTGTTCTCGGGAATCTGCCTGGCGCTGATTCCCACGGGCGCGTCGTTCGCGCTGGTCAGCAACATCCTCGGCGCGTTGAAGCAGGACTTCCTGCTCACCAACTACCAGGTCGGGCTGATCGGCGGTGCAGCGCTGTGGGGCATGGCCATCTCGCTGCTGTTCTTCGGGCCCATGCTCGAGGGCTTCGGCCTGAAGAACGGCGCACGCGTCGGCTTTGCGTTCCACGTGACGGGACTCACGCTGATGATTGCCGCGGTCACCCAGGTCGGGTCGCCGTCGGGGTTCTGGATGCTGATGCTCGGCGCCGCCACCCTCGCCGTCGGCAACGGCATGATCGAGGTCACCGGCAACCCGCTGGTCGCCGCGTTGTTCCCCGAGGCCAAGACCACGCACCTGAACTGGTTCCACGCCTTCTTCCCGATCGGCATCGTCGCCGGCGGCATCGTCGGCTTCCTGCTGGCGACCTACGGCGGGAAGTTCGGTTACTGGCCGTATCAACTCGCGGTCATCTACCTGCCGATCGCGGTGTACGGCTCCCTGGTGCTGCCGCAGCAGTTCCCCGTCACCGAGAACACTGCGGCCGGTATCCCGGTGGGCGAGATGTTCCGGTACACGCTCACCAGCCCGCTCTTCCTGCTGCTGCTGGCGATGATGGCGATCACCACGTCGATCGAGCTCGGGCCGATGCGCTGGGTGCCGATGGTGCTCGAGGCCGTCGGCATGCACGGCATCCTCGTGCTGGTGTGGATCAGCGGCTGGATGGTGGTGCTGCGGCTGCTCGCCAGCCACTTCGTCGAGCGACTGGCGCCGACCGGCATGCTGCTGACCGCCGCCATCCTCACCGGCACGGGCCTGTTCTGCCTCAGCTTCGTGACCGGCCTGTGGTCGGCGCTGGCGGTGGCCACCCTGTACGCCTGGGGCATCGCGTTCTTCTTCCCGACGATGGTGGGCCTGGTCAGCGAGCGACTGCCGCGCACGGGCTCGCTCGGGATCGTGCTGACGGCCGGCATCGGCCTCGGCATGGCCGGGGCGGTCGGCGTGCCGTTGATCGGCAGCCTGGCCGACGGCTTCCTCGCCGAGGCGATCGATCCGGCGCAGGCGCGGGCGGTGCTCACGCGTGCGGAGGCCAGCCTGCCGGCGCACATCGAGGCGGCCCGCCGGGAACCGGGCGGGGCGCGGGTGGCCGACGTGGAGGGCGCACTGGCGGCGACGCGGGCGGCACTGGCCTCGCTCGGCACGTCCGATCACGTCGAGGGCGACGCCACCGCCACGGCGCTGCGCGCCATCGTCGCGACGCAGGTGGCCGACCCCGTGGTGGCCGATGCGGCGGCGATCGTCACCCCGGCCGAGGCACGCGGAGGGCAGGCGTCCTTCCGGTATGTCGCGCCCGCCGCGCTCGTGCTGATCGCGGTGTTCGGGACGATGTACGTGAACGACCGACGACGCGGCGGATACCGCGCGGAGCGAATCTGAGAAGCCGATGAATCCAGAGCCTGCGCAACAGATGTTCCAGTTGGTCTCCGGCGGGCTGGTGGCCCAGTCGATCAGCGTGGCTGCCGAACTCGGCATCGCCGACCTGCTCGCGCACGGCCCGAAGGCGACGGCGCACCTCGCGGCAACGGCGGGCGTCGATGCCGGGCGGCTGCATCGGCTCCTGCGGTTCCTGGCCAGCGTCGGTGTGTTCAGCGAGGATGCGCATGGCGCGTGGAGCCTGACGCCGATGGCCGACCTGCTGCGCACCGAGGCGCCGCAGTCGATGCGTGCGGGTGCCCGGATGCTCGGGCGGATGGCGGCGGCGTGGCCGCGGCTCGAGGAGACGGTGCGGACCGGGCAGTGCGCGTACACGCTGGCGTTCGGACGCCCGATATTCGAGGATCTCGCCCACAAGCCCGAGGACGCCGCGATCTTCGACAGCGCCATGACCTCGTTCCACGGCGGCGAGACCGATGCGGTGCTGAACGCCTTCAGTTACGACGGCATCGGCGTCCTGGCCGACATCGGGTGCGGCATCGGCGCGATGATGGCGGCCACGCTCGGGCGGTACCCCGAGATGCGCGGCGTGCTCTTCGACCAGGCCCACGTCCTCGAGCGGACGGCAGCCCACGTGCAGGCCTCGGGCGTGGCCGACCGCTGCTCGCTCGTCGCTGGCAACTTCTTCGAGGAAGTGCCGCCGGGGGCCGACGCCTACACGATGCGCCACATCCTCCACGACTGGCACGACGACCGGTGCATCGCCATCCTGGGGGCCATCCGGAAGGCGATGCCCGAGCACGCACGCCTGCTGATCATCGAGACCGTCGTGCCCACCGGCAACGACCCCTCACCGTCGAAGCTGTTCGACATGTTCATGATGGCGTTGCCCGACGGCCTCGAGCGGACGGAGGCCCAGTTCCACACCATCCTCAACGCCTCGGGCTTCAGGCTGTCGGGCATCACCGACACCGCGTCGCCCGTGTCGGTGATCGAAGCGCGCCCGGTGTAGTGCTTTGGGTAGGGCCGGCTTTCCGAGCCGGCCGCCAGGCGCGCCGCGACAGCGGTCACCGCAGCCGCTTGCGGAAGGTCACCTTGGCGTCGCCGTCCTGGTAGTAGTCCCTGATGCGCGCCTCCTCCTCGTACCCGGCGCGACGATAGAACTCGCGGGTGCCGTCGAACGCCGCGTCGCTCGAGGTGTCGACGAGCAGCA from Luteitalea sp. TBR-22 includes:
- a CDS encoding sugar MFS transporter, with translation MTERAGQGVNRTRLFSGICLALIPTGASFALVSNILGALKQDFLLTNYQVGLIGGAALWGMAISLLFFGPMLEGFGLKNGARVGFAFHVTGLTLMIAAVTQVGSPSGFWMLMLGAATLAVGNGMIEVTGNPLVAALFPEAKTTHLNWFHAFFPIGIVAGGIVGFLLATYGGKFGYWPYQLAVIYLPIAVYGSLVLPQQFPVTENTAAGIPVGEMFRYTLTSPLFLLLLAMMAITTSIELGPMRWVPMVLEAVGMHGILVLVWISGWMVVLRLLASHFVERLAPTGMLLTAAILTGTGLFCLSFVTGLWSALAVATLYAWGIAFFFPTMVGLVSERLPRTGSLGIVLTAGIGLGMAGAVGVPLIGSLADGFLAEAIDPAQARAVLTRAEASLPAHIEAARREPGGARVADVEGALAATRAALASLGTSDHVEGDATATALRAIVATQVADPVVADAAAIVTPAEARGGQASFRYVAPAALVLIAVFGTMYVNDRRRGGYRAERI
- a CDS encoding acetylserotonin O-methyltransferase, with the translated sequence MNPEPAQQMFQLVSGGLVAQSISVAAELGIADLLAHGPKATAHLAATAGVDAGRLHRLLRFLASVGVFSEDAHGAWSLTPMADLLRTEAPQSMRAGARMLGRMAAAWPRLEETVRTGQCAYTLAFGRPIFEDLAHKPEDAAIFDSAMTSFHGGETDAVLNAFSYDGIGVLADIGCGIGAMMAATLGRYPEMRGVLFDQAHVLERTAAHVQASGVADRCSLVAGNFFEEVPPGADAYTMRHILHDWHDDRCIAILGAIRKAMPEHARLLIIETVVPTGNDPSPSKLFDMFMMALPDGLERTEAQFHTILNASGFRLSGITDTASPVSVIEARPV